The following DNA comes from Alienimonas californiensis.
ACTCGAACATCTGCTCCAATGATTTCCACAGCAGGGCGAGATCGTCGTCGCCGAAGCCCGTCTGCTCCGCGAGGTGCGGGTTTACGAAGCCGTGGGCCCGGTACAGGCCGTAGGGCAGCGTGAACTTGCGGCCCATCGTGCGATTGTCGCCGGACTGCTTCTCGGCCTCCGCCTCGGTCGTGACGGCGCAGCGGGTGACGGCGTGTTCCAGCGTGACGACCGGGTCCACGCTGCGTGCGAAGGTGAGCTGCACCGGGCCACGCACCTGCCCGCAGTTCACCCCGGTGGTCATCACGGCGCCGAAGGTGCGGACGTCATAGAAATTCCCGCACATCCAGTCTTTCAGGCGGGCGGCCTCCCCGTCAGTTCGCTTCTTCGCCTTAGGGTCGAGGTCGCAGGCGACGTACGCCCGTTCGTGCTGGGCGTTCAGCACGGCCTTCTCCTTGACGTAAATCTCGTGGGGCGGCGTCTCCCCATGCACCAGGCCGACGTAGTTGCGGATCTTCCGTTTGAGGCAGACATCGGTGACCAGCCCCGCGCCCGTCTCCGGATCGATTCGCGGCAGGTTGCCGGCGTCCGGGTCGCCGTTGGGA
Coding sequences within:
- the cas7c gene encoding type I-C CRISPR-associated protein Cas7/Csd2, which encodes MHRYDFVFLFDVTDGNPNGDPDAGNLPRIDPETGAGLVTDVCLKRKIRNYVGLVHGETPPHEIYVKEKAVLNAQHERAYVACDLDPKAKKRTDGEAARLKDWMCGNFYDVRTFGAVMTTGVNCGQVRGPVQLTFARSVDPVVTLEHAVTRCAVTTEAEAEKQSGDNRTMGRKFTLPYGLYRAHGFVNPHLAEQTGFGDDDLALLWKSLEQMFEYDRSAARGQMTARRLIAFKHDSALGNAPAHKLFSRVKTPGLADSARETPPRRFEDYEPQIAVDLADLPVGVTVEELI